The DNA window AAAATCAAGATTTGGTCATCGATGTTGACTTCTGGGGTTCGTTCTTCGTAATCATCGCCACTGAATTCATCAGCACTTCCCTCATCAGCACTTatttcatcctcatcttcatcactcAACGAGATTTTATCCTTTTTCACCTTTTTGGGGTTCGTTACAATGTTATCCGCTCTCACTAATTTGCGTTTTTTAACTGCAGCTGCATCAGCTTGCCATGGAATAGTCTTGATTTGCAAAGGTTCATTAGGATCTAATTTCCCACGATGCATCACATGAGAATAACGATCAAAGATAGatttcttctgcttttcAAGGGTTATCTTCGATGACCTTTCAGGCGATGCAACAATTACATGCTGCTTCATAGCACTTGCCGAGGACATCGCATCAAATCCTCCTGTCATAGAACCAGAACTACTGGGCCGCTTTAGAGACGGTAACCTTGAAGTGCTAGAACCTATCTTCTTAGATGGCATTGCCCAAGATTTCgccatcttcttctctctTAGCTCATTTAATCTATCAATTGTTAGTGGGATGCTGAAAGAGTTTGACTTGAAGACCGCTCTAATCAATGTATCCGAAAAGTCTGGATAATGCTGGCGAATTTCATTTAAGTGTGTATCAACACCTGTGGAAGTACCAGTTACATTTCCCGACACCTCAACGTGACCATTGCTTATATTTGGCTTATACGTAAATTTGTCGTGCAATAGGGCAACAAATGGTTTGTCGCGTTTCGCTGGAGGAGTGTACGCTTTCAATGGCGAAGAGTCTTGTTTTGATTCTATGGGCGAAGATTCTGGCACCTGAACTTGCGCCTTATCTGAATTTTCATATGTGCTTTCTGGAGTATCTGGGTCCATATCGAACAAGGAATTCTATCAAATGGGATTCTTACTATTCTTACTTCACTGTATAACTGGACAGTATGATGATGTTGGTTTTTAGAAAATGCTAGTTACTgaaatttttctttttctcgAGTTAAAGCAAATGGCATCTAATGAGTAGACTTTCGTACCGAACCCACTTACTGAGTACACTGGGAGCATTACTATAAGTAATTAATCCATATTTTCTTATATTTGGCCATCTTAATGATTCATGGTAAATTCAACCAATATGCACCATTGTTTTAAGTCGATTGGCCGATGTAGCCGAAATATAAAATACGTTGAGTATCCCTAAGCACCTCATGACTAAAACTATAACCTATCGGGAATCTATGAAATGCAAAGGGTATAGGTGTTTGACTATTTTATTCTGTTCTGCATAAAATTGGGCTTAGTAGCAACTGGAAATCTTATGTTAGACAATGGCTAATGCAAGAAGGCAGATCGTTTCtctacatatataatacgTATGTTGTAGAAGATATTTTGCTACTATATTTATGGAAAGCAGATATATAAATCAGGCAAAAGGAAAATGCATGTTCTGAGATTTATATGATGGGGGGTGAGGTTGGGGGGGTATATGGAGTAGAAGATGTTTTGTAAGCTGTCAGAGCATGGATGACAAGATTTATTCCTCAGGCGCGGTTAAACAGGTATATATAGCCATTTTTTTCAATCTCTACTAGATTTTCAATACTGTCTGCCATCACAAGTTTCTCGTCATTGTAGAGAACCCATTTGGAACCCCCATCGATTTCCTTCTTGATAAAAGCAACGTAGTGGCCGCTATTGATTGAGTTACCTTTGTGACAGATAACAGCTGTGAGACGATATTCAGGGAAATTGTCAACGAAACCAACATTCTTAAGAGCAGAAGAAACATTTCCCTTTGCTTCTTCATTTAATTCATCCTCAATCttaccatcatcatccagGTTATTGAAAACCCATTCGACACTACGTGAAACGTCACCGTTATTTAAAACTAAACCCTTGCGACATAAATTTTCGTCCAAGCCCATGGTAACCATATTCGCCAATGCTTCAGAATCTACGCTGAACTTTCTCGACCTTTTGGCAGTAGAAAAAATTGGCTGCGAGTTTAGTTCAGGATCCTCCATATGTTCAAAAATCCAATTCAACGAAGCCTCTACATTGTTATTGCCTGTAGCGTACAAAGCCCGTAAAGCCGCATTTCTAGAAAATCCCATTCCCACGATTGAAGCAACCTTCTCCTCATCTGCTTGAAAGACTCCAGCcgcttcttcatcttcagagGAATATTCTTCGGAAAACTCTCTCTCAGGTGCTTTATATTTTTCCAAGCTCAACAGAACTTCGTCTCGGATACCAGGAACAATTAACGTGCTGTTAGTCTTTACGGGAGCCCAATTGGACCACTCAATTCTAGTTGGGTTAAGGATTAATGTAGAAGGTGCAGATTTGAGCTTTGAGCTTTTAAGAATAATTGTATTTTCCTTACATTTCGAACACTGAATGTCTAACGATTCACCGTTGAAGGTAGTCATCAAGACGCTCCAACAAATCTTGAGTTTGCTCATCTTTTAATAATGGAACCCTGGAGAGTTTCAGCAATTTGGGAGGTATACTTACAGAACCCACATTTTGAACACTCCAATTTATCTTCGACGATAAACCTAATAACATCGTTCGGGTTTTTGTTGCCCACTCCAAAGATTTTTTTATCCAGTTTATCAATGAAATATGTCAGAAATTCCATTGCATCTTGTTGTCTGGGTGAACTAAATTCTTCATGACCTTCTCCGACACATTTTTTAAGACTGGAGGGTTTAATTCCATGCTGATAACTCTCGGGATTCAACTTAAATGCATTGCGCAATTTAATCAGTTGACATTTCAAATTTGTAGAAGGATAAACAACATCTAATGGGAACTCTTTCAGTGATTCCAATGTCCAGCCTATGACACCGCCATTGAATAACACTTGAAGTATCGAGTTCATATAGCAAGAATTACCCAAATTTATTAACCCACAACCGTATTCTTTAGATGAGTTCAAATGTTTTAAACGGTTACCATCCGCATTGACCATTTGAAAATCCCAATTAGAGTTTTGTTCTACTTGTAATTCAACCAAAGTCTTTTCTTTAGCTACCCGATGGTCTAAAGAAATGCCATATTTAGTCAACAGATTTGACAAACGTGACTGCTCCTCAAACCTTACTTCATCATTACATGCATAACAGTAAACATCACTAGATTCACTGGACAACGACCCAAGTTTTACAGCCAAAGGATGGCTGTTATCCGAACTTTGATAATGCAACAATGCGTGCGAATTACCATCTATTCCAAATTGTTCTCTACCACACCCAAGATGACCGCAATGTAAACACAACCACAGATTACTATCCAGACTACACTGACCACAAGTATCCCCAGTCAATGTTATATTCTCAGGTTCAACAAAGTCGTTTATATGTTTGCAAGGATTGATCTCTAATTGCCAGCTGGTAGCCATGTCCTGAAATCCAGAGGACTGTGCCCTAATGATTTGTTCTACCTTGTTAACAACAGCAGGATCTCCTCCTCCATTTTGAGCGCTGTTGCATATTTCACTGTGCTTACCTTCCTTAACTTGAATAAGGGCCCAGATGGTTTCGTACAACTCATCTTCCGTTCGATCATGTACTTCTAActttaacttcttctcCTGCGCACCTTCGGATGGTCTTGatctttcaactttatACATGTTTAAGTAAATGTCATGGGAGATACCTAAGGTGCTGCGAACCACATTTTGATGCAAATCTATGTGATCACAGCAGAAGCTTTGAAAACATAACAGGCAAGTGTTCAACTGGTGTTTTGGCTCCTTTTCATCTGCACTTACCAAAGGGTTCAACATGGTTTCAAAGCAGTATCCACAGTCATCTTTGTACATGGTATTTGGAATGGAAGCATTCTTTAATACGTCTGccattgttgaataaagtCGCCTTTGATCTAATTAAATCGCTGCTCCAATTGGTACTTCGTGGGTGTATCTTCAGAAGTCTAATATCGCCACTGAACCATCACTGAGATTTCATATTTTCCTGCAGAAACTAAAATCTATTTTATACGAAAAGTCAACTAAATACAGAGTAAAAACTTCTAAACATAGGCATTTAAATACTGCATACGTATATGCAGTCCTTGAATTTAGTATTCGGATTTATAATTACTAAGTCTAATATTTCCATTTTAGAAAACCATCACGATCAGTCTCACATTTTCTGTCAATGATGAAACCGACAATATATTCTACACCGACTTTACCCTTAGTCGAAGGGTTAAATTCAGTGAAGTATCTAATAGCTTCTGGTTTGGTTACAGCCATAGATCTTCCAGATTGATCTGAACCAACTATATAGGCTTGAACTTTGTCTTCATTTGGCAATATGAACTTCTCATGATGCATGTACTTCTTAAAGGTAACACTCCCAATATCAAGTAATGATACGGGATTCTCAGGATTTGGGGATAGTATACGTGACAGAGCCCCCATTGAAATATCTTTAACTTCCCAGTTGTAAGGggttttctttctttcaagTAATTTGTGTGATGTCGCTTTCGCAAATTCGGTCAATTCCTGAAAGTTGCACATATTTGTAGCAGTGATTAAGTCTTGCTTCATGGCAGTTTGAATATCGTTGAAAAAGTTTCTGCGGAACTGTTCTCTGGTAACCTCCATTGAAACTATCGACTTTAGGGAGAGCTTGTCTCTAGTTTCTTTGGCAAACTCTTGTGCCTCTTTGGACCATGATGGTGATGCAGAAATCTCTTCCAACGATTTGAATACATCCTTCAACGGGGTATCGAGACGGAAAACCTTTTCAATGACGTCCAGCTGAGCTgctgaatatttaaatttataatCCTTTGGTAAAGGTGTGGAAAATTCCCCAATTGCCTTATTTGTAATCTCAAACATAAGATCGGCGTCTTTATTTGGCTGCAACTCACCCAGTCTTGTTTGAAGATCCGCAACATGCGCACTATCAACATAATGCGAGGCCAGGCCTGCGACGTATGCATCAGCACCACTCAAGATGTCCCCCGTAATACACACAAAGTATCCAAGTTGACACTCGGAACCACCAAGCGTGACCACTCTTGGCAACCCAAACGTGGTTCCAACATCTGCGAAAAGCCCAATTGCAGATTCAGGCATTGCCCAGAGAGTGTTTTCAGTAGCAACGCGGAATGGCACATGAATACACAACCCAACTCCTCCACCCATGGTGATCCCATCCATTATGGCAACAACGGGCTTCTCCATCGTAGCTAAAAGCCAGTTCAAAGAGTATTCAGCCTGGAAGTACGTATTCGCAACAGAAGAATTTCCCTTCAACAGCTCCTTAGAAAGTGCCGCAACGTCCCCCCCAGCACAAAACGCTCTGGGACTACTTGAAGAATCAATTATGATCACATTGTTGACATCACTCTTGGCATACTCCTGAACAGCAGGGAAAATCACCGCACACATCTCATAATCCAACGCATTTAGCTTCTTAGACCGGTTCAGCGTGATCCTCCTCGCTGTATTGTTCACCGTGAATTCCACAACCGACGACATATTTTTCCTATTGTATAACTGCTTCAATGCTTGTCTGAGCATCGTCTTACAATCTCCAGATGTACATATAATGAAGGAAACCCGGTTGATCCTTTTGGTTATTTCAAACGTATGATTATGCCCGTATCCATTTCTCCTCATTTTAGAATTTCATTTGGAAATCTCATTTGATCCAGCATCCCATAGATCATTTTCAACGTAACGTTACcctgatattttttacGTGGTTCACTGATGTTACATAAATATCGTAACGTCTTCCGTCCTGAAATCAACATGCTCTCTTTCTGCAGTTGCGGAAGATTAACGAGCTAGCTGGGACCAACAAAATCTATACCAACACAACGAGAAGAATCATTGAAAGACCGAGACCTGACGAAGGATGGATAGAAGGTAAACGCTCGAGCAGATAGGACTTCAGCTACAGATCTGCTTGAAACTTGGTTTTATAGCAATAGTTTGTGTGTATTGTTCGTGGAGCTGACCtgatttgatgaaaatagGCTTTATCGTATAAAATTTGCGAAATCGGTCCGGCATTGTTCTATGACATGTGCGGTGTCAAGATATAACATGGACAGTAAGAGAGAGTACACTTGAGTAGCGATATAGACCATTACTCTTAGTCGATATACCTAGATCTGCCCGGTTTACGGTAGGTATATTGAAATGTCTATAAATCATAAGAACCTTGTGGTTGAACTGAAGGACGTCGATCCTCCAAGTGCCtatgatgatatcaatgTTTTGCACAATTTTTATTGGACTTCGCAAAAAGAACCACATGCTATCAGAAGACATGCAATTTTGAGAGATCATCCTGAGgtgaagaagttgatggGCCATGAGCCTAGGACCAAGTATATTGTGATAGGAGTTGTTTTGCTGCAATTGTGGTCGTCGTATATGCTGTGTGAAACGCATCCTCTGACGCTAAAGTTTGTATTATGGTCGTACATTATTGGAGCGACGTGTAACCAGAGCATTTTCTTGGCGATCCATGAATTGTCCCATAATTTAGGCTTCAAGCGTTGTATTCACAACCGGTTTTTTGCGATCTTTACCAATACTCCAATTGGCATTCCATTTGCTGCATCTTTTGGCCCGTACCACCAATTGCACCATAAGTTTTTGGGTGATGAGGTGTATGATACCGATATTCCTACCAAACTTGAAGCTGTATTCCTTTCCAATATACTGGGTAAGGCTTTT is part of the Eremothecium cymbalariae DBVPG#7215 chromosome 2, complete sequence genome and encodes:
- the EHD3 gene encoding mitochondrial 37S ribosomal protein mS47 (similar to Ashbya gossypii AGR024C), giving the protein MRRNGYGHNHTFEITKRINRVSFIICTSGDCKTMLRQALKQLYNRKNMSSVVEFTVNNTARRITLNRSKKLNALDYEMCAVIFPAVQEYAKSDVNNVIIIDSSSSPRAFCAGGDVAALSKELLKGNSSVANTYFQAEYSLNWLLATMEKPVVAIMDGITMGGGVGLCIHVPFRVATENTLWAMPESAIGLFADVGTTFGLPRVVTLGGSECQLGYFVCITGDILSGADAYVAGLASHYVDSAHVADLQTRLGELQPNKDADLMFEITNKAIGEFSTPLPKDYKFKYSAAQLDVIEKVFRLDTPLKDVFKSLEEISASPSWSKEAQEFAKETRDKLSLKSIVSMEVTREQFRRNFFNDIQTAMKQDLITATNMCNFQELTEFAKATSHKLLERKKTPYNWEVKDISMGALSRILSPNPENPVSLLDIGSVTFKKYMHHEKFILPNEDKVQAYIVGSDQSGRSMAVTKPEAIRYFTEFNPSTKGKVGVEYIVGFIIDRKCETDRDGFLKWKY